A section of the Spirosoma pollinicola genome encodes:
- a CDS encoding 3-keto-disaccharide hydrolase: MKKVIVAYVLAGLCHLLPTGTATLVALPISGVSSGRQTKKNTQENGWRQLFNGVSLAGWKHVGKGSMSVEKGMIRGHGGMGLLYWTKEKFSNCTIRVVYKMEKENSNSGVYIRIPLEPREEWMPVHYGYEVQIDNRPETSNEDEYHVTGTLYSLTKPLAKPGKPGPQWNTMDITLDGPRTTIFVNGIKVTDFREGDPVPPRKFDFEPYHGLRPNEGYIGLQNHGDHDVVFFKEVAVKPLAKK, encoded by the coding sequence ATGAAAAAAGTAATCGTTGCCTATGTACTGGCAGGTCTATGCCATTTGTTGCCAACTGGCACTGCCACGTTGGTAGCGCTTCCCATTTCAGGCGTATCATCTGGTAGGCAAACCAAAAAAAATACACAGGAAAACGGCTGGCGCCAACTCTTCAACGGTGTTAGTCTGGCTGGCTGGAAGCATGTCGGGAAGGGAAGCATGTCCGTTGAGAAAGGCATGATTCGCGGACATGGCGGCATGGGGTTGCTGTACTGGACAAAAGAGAAGTTCAGCAACTGTACCATTCGTGTGGTTTATAAGATGGAAAAAGAAAACAGCAATTCGGGGGTGTACATTCGCATACCCCTCGAACCCCGCGAAGAATGGATGCCGGTTCACTACGGCTATGAAGTACAAATTGACAACCGACCCGAAACCTCCAACGAAGATGAATACCACGTTACGGGCACCCTTTATTCCCTAACCAAACCACTGGCAAAACCCGGTAAACCGGGCCCGCAGTGGAATACGATGGATATTACACTGGATGGTCCGCGTACGACCATTTTTGTGAACGGCATAAAGGTGACCGATTTCCGGGAGGGCGACCCGGTGCCTCCCCGTAAATTTGACTTCGAACCCTATCATGGGCTACGGCCGAATGAAGGCTACATTGGCTTGCAGAATCATGGCGACCATGATGTGGTTTTCTTTAAGGAAGTAGCCGTAAAACCATTGGCAAAAAAATAA
- a CDS encoding M1 family metallopeptidase, with protein sequence MVWNFPKITRYGATLFVLSLLVMSCNRRPLPSQSSLVETGVLQTLANARKQTISQLAYVLKFDIPAQKNQPILSTETISFNWAAPRPAQPTLELDFKEERAHLQTVSVNGTNIPIAYESEHLLISTAFLKSGANTVSIQFTAGNLSLNRNDEYLYTLLVPDRTRTVFPCFDQPDLKATFQVSLTIPASWQAMTNAPLRDSTLSGDRKTMNFLPSDRIPTYLFSFVAGKFTPVTRTPTGRSMTLLHRETDSTKLRLSTDLLFSLHADALRFLEEFTQIPYPFQKFDFVAIPDFQYGGMEHVGAIDYRSSALFLDNGATRDQRLSRAHVIAHETAHMWFGDLVTMRWFDDVWLKEVFANFIADKIMEVSSADANYDLQFVVDHFPAAYAVDRTEGANPIGQPLANLQEAGSLYGGIIYHKAPIMMRQLERLMGKTALRDGLREYLKKYAFSNATWAELIAILDARTPANLTAWNHVWVNETGRPKFTYQLDGKGGKIKQFIITQQGEDGSNRLWPQHFDITLVYADHTEELDVNMNQAQVTLTESIGKPTPQYMIFNSSGQGYGVFPIDSVSVLQLERIKNPVARASIYINLYENMVAGQSISPASLVTGYRSLLGKEPEELNLRLLTSQLSDIVWTLTKPEARPALATAVEEDAWRAMEQETASGKKKLLFRLYQNIALSQTARDRLYTIWNDQKAPAGVTLTEDDYTALALALAVRDYPAEGILTKQLARIKNPDRRKRLEFMMPALSSSVMERDAFFASLASDTNREHEAWVTAALGYLHHPLRTETSAKYLPKSLDLLEEIQRTGDIFFPESWLRATLSTYQTPETAQLVRKFLADRPTYNARLRAKLLQAADGPFRASKLLY encoded by the coding sequence ATGGTCTGGAATTTCCCTAAAATCACTCGTTACGGCGCTACTCTATTCGTACTATCACTACTGGTTATGTCCTGCAACCGTCGTCCCTTACCCAGCCAGTCTTCTTTGGTCGAAACGGGTGTATTGCAAACACTGGCCAACGCCAGAAAACAGACAATCAGTCAACTGGCGTATGTTCTAAAGTTCGACATTCCGGCGCAGAAAAACCAGCCTATTCTATCTACCGAAACAATTTCGTTTAACTGGGCGGCTCCCCGACCGGCGCAACCCACACTGGAACTCGACTTCAAAGAAGAACGTGCTCATTTGCAGACGGTTTCGGTCAATGGAACCAATATACCCATTGCTTATGAGAGCGAACATTTGTTAATTTCTACTGCATTTCTCAAGTCGGGAGCCAATACAGTTTCGATTCAATTTACGGCGGGCAATCTGTCGCTCAACCGCAACGATGAATACCTGTATACCCTGCTCGTTCCCGACCGCACGCGCACGGTTTTCCCCTGCTTCGACCAGCCCGATTTAAAGGCTACATTTCAGGTTTCACTAACCATTCCGGCCAGTTGGCAGGCCATGACGAATGCACCCCTGCGCGACTCGACCCTTTCGGGGGATCGTAAAACGATGAACTTCCTGCCTTCTGACCGAATCCCCACCTATTTGTTCTCGTTCGTAGCCGGGAAGTTCACACCCGTAACGCGCACACCAACCGGGCGCTCCATGACGCTCCTGCACCGCGAAACGGACTCCACCAAGTTACGTCTGAGCACCGATCTGCTTTTTTCGCTCCACGCCGATGCCCTTCGGTTTCTGGAAGAATTCACCCAGATTCCGTATCCGTTTCAAAAGTTCGATTTTGTCGCCATACCCGACTTTCAGTATGGGGGCATGGAGCATGTGGGCGCTATCGACTACCGCTCGTCGGCATTGTTTTTAGACAATGGTGCCACCCGCGACCAACGGCTCTCACGCGCTCATGTTATTGCCCACGAAACGGCACACATGTGGTTTGGCGATCTGGTTACGATGCGCTGGTTCGATGATGTTTGGCTGAAAGAAGTTTTCGCCAATTTCATTGCCGACAAAATCATGGAAGTATCATCGGCTGATGCCAATTATGACCTACAGTTTGTGGTCGATCATTTCCCGGCTGCTTACGCTGTTGACCGTACTGAAGGCGCTAATCCAATTGGTCAGCCGTTGGCTAATTTGCAGGAAGCCGGGTCACTTTACGGCGGGATTATTTACCACAAAGCCCCGATCATGATGCGGCAGCTGGAGCGGCTCATGGGCAAAACGGCTCTGCGCGATGGTTTACGCGAATACCTCAAAAAATATGCGTTCAGTAACGCCACCTGGGCTGAGTTGATTGCCATTCTGGATGCCCGAACACCCGCCAACCTGACGGCTTGGAACCATGTCTGGGTGAATGAAACAGGCCGACCAAAATTTACATATCAGCTTGACGGTAAGGGGGGCAAAATCAAGCAGTTTATTATTACGCAGCAGGGCGAAGATGGGTCAAATCGGCTATGGCCGCAGCACTTTGACATAACGCTGGTCTATGCCGATCATACAGAGGAACTGGACGTAAATATGAATCAGGCACAGGTTACGCTAACGGAATCAATTGGTAAACCTACCCCACAGTATATGATCTTTAATTCCTCGGGGCAGGGCTACGGTGTATTTCCAATCGACTCTGTATCGGTTCTGCAACTGGAACGGATCAAAAATCCAGTAGCCCGAGCATCGATTTACATTAATCTATACGAAAATATGGTGGCGGGTCAGAGCATTTCTCCTGCCAGCCTGGTTACTGGCTACCGAAGTCTCCTCGGAAAAGAACCCGAAGAACTTAACCTCCGGTTGCTAACCAGTCAACTATCAGACATTGTCTGGACATTAACCAAACCCGAAGCCCGCCCGGCCCTGGCGACTGCTGTAGAAGAGGATGCCTGGCGGGCGATGGAGCAGGAAACCGCTTCCGGAAAGAAGAAACTACTGTTTCGGCTTTACCAAAACATTGCCCTCAGCCAGACTGCCCGCGACCGGCTTTACACGATCTGGAACGATCAAAAAGCCCCCGCCGGTGTGACGCTCACCGAAGACGATTATACGGCGCTGGCCCTCGCGCTGGCGGTTAGAGACTACCCGGCCGAAGGCATTCTGACGAAACAACTGGCGCGTATCAAAAACCCGGATCGCCGGAAACGGCTGGAGTTTATGATGCCTGCGCTGTCATCGAGTGTAATGGAACGGGATGCTTTCTTTGCCTCGCTGGCCAGCGACACCAACCGCGAACATGAGGCCTGGGTAACGGCGGCACTGGGGTATTTACACCATCCCCTGCGGACCGAGACATCGGCAAAATATCTACCCAAAAGTCTTGATTTACTGGAAGAGATTCAGCGCACGGGCGATATTTTCTTCCCCGAATCGTGGTTGCGGGCAACACTATCAACTTACCAGACGCCCGAAACTGCGCAACTGGTTCGCAAATTCCTGGCCGACCGGCCAACCTACAATGCCCGCTTACGCGCCAAGCTTTTACAAGCCGCCGATGGTCCATTTCGAGCCAGTAAACTACTGTATTAG
- a CDS encoding NADP-dependent oxidoreductase, translating into MKAVVLSNWGGVENFAVQEVPKPTIQPDEVLVHVKAFGVNPADFKTRSGVAPYSKAYTHPIILGWDMAGEVVEVGSGVTTFTVGDAVYGMVNFPKPGQAYAQYVAAPAAHLALKPAKLSFEEASAAPLAVLTAWQALTEHGQLKSGEKVLVQAASGGVGHLGVQLAKALGAYVIGTASGKNEEFVRSLGADEFIDYTKTSIEESVSEVDLVFDTAGADTIFASANVLKPAGRLISIAYGDMDKVLAVRPDIHAERILVHTSGDDLRTINEFIDEGKLKISVSEVLPANQIADVHQKLESRRTTGKIVLTF; encoded by the coding sequence ATGAAAGCCGTTGTGTTAAGCAATTGGGGTGGCGTTGAGAACTTCGCCGTTCAGGAGGTACCCAAACCAACCATCCAGCCTGACGAAGTACTGGTTCACGTGAAAGCCTTTGGCGTAAATCCCGCCGATTTTAAAACGCGTTCGGGCGTTGCTCCCTACTCGAAGGCGTATACGCACCCTATTATTTTGGGGTGGGATATGGCCGGAGAGGTTGTAGAAGTGGGTTCGGGGGTAACCACATTTACTGTGGGCGATGCGGTTTATGGCATGGTCAACTTTCCTAAACCCGGCCAGGCCTATGCCCAGTATGTAGCCGCGCCAGCCGCTCATCTAGCCCTGAAACCCGCAAAATTATCCTTCGAGGAAGCCTCAGCCGCTCCCCTGGCCGTGCTGACAGCCTGGCAGGCATTAACCGAGCACGGTCAATTGAAATCAGGCGAAAAGGTATTGGTTCAGGCCGCATCGGGCGGAGTGGGCCATTTGGGCGTGCAACTTGCCAAGGCGTTGGGTGCCTATGTGATTGGCACGGCATCGGGCAAAAATGAAGAGTTCGTTCGATCACTGGGTGCCGACGAATTTATAGATTACACAAAAACCAGCATTGAGGAATCGGTGAGCGAGGTCGACCTCGTTTTTGATACCGCCGGAGCCGATACCATCTTCGCATCTGCCAACGTCCTGAAACCAGCCGGACGACTGATTTCCATTGCCTACGGAGACATGGACAAAGTGCTGGCCGTTCGCCCGGATATTCATGCCGAACGAATCCTGGTGCATACCAGTGGCGATGATCTGCGAACGATCAATGAGTTTATCGACGAGGGTAAACTAAAAATTTCGGTAAGCGAGGTCTTGCCCGCCAATCAGATTGCCGACGTGCACCAGAAGCTGGAAAGCCGCCGAACAACGGGAAAGATCGTATTGACATTCTGA
- a CDS encoding helix-turn-helix domain-containing protein → MAPDESFPAISPEMARERFLVKNESWPERFKDNFNQFIVAPLEYSGPVIKLPLPPSRTGNHVLILVTAGQVELTVGHLAYTLSAQKLVIVPALQIFTLNTIREDATGFLCFFSPTLLLNAGQGADFDFLKLTGNPLVSLSVQQTAFINTLFDRLTIEYTENGSIKTDLIRPYLLALLAEINRAYVGTMEAKTDAGDRLVQGFMDLLTTQVRVNRSVSQYAEQLNVSPNHLNKVIKGRTGKSPSVWIDERVVLEAKVLLFQSGMSIAQIANQMGFDDQSGFGKLFRKYAKMSPGDFRVRTTTSKMIDFDQS, encoded by the coding sequence ATGGCACCCGATGAGTCGTTTCCTGCCATAAGTCCAGAAATGGCCCGCGAACGCTTTCTCGTAAAAAACGAGTCGTGGCCTGAGCGCTTTAAGGATAATTTCAATCAGTTCATTGTTGCTCCGCTGGAATATAGCGGGCCGGTTATCAAGCTGCCGCTCCCTCCTTCCCGAACCGGCAATCACGTCCTGATTCTGGTTACGGCCGGACAGGTTGAGCTGACGGTTGGCCATCTGGCCTATACGCTGTCGGCTCAGAAACTGGTCATTGTACCTGCCCTGCAAATTTTCACGTTAAATACGATTCGGGAAGATGCAACGGGATTTCTGTGCTTTTTCAGCCCCACCTTATTGCTTAACGCCGGGCAGGGCGCTGATTTTGATTTTCTGAAACTGACGGGCAATCCACTAGTTTCGCTGTCGGTTCAGCAAACAGCGTTCATAAATACCCTGTTCGACCGGCTGACAATCGAATATACAGAAAACGGCTCGATTAAAACAGACCTTATTCGCCCTTACCTACTGGCCTTACTAGCCGAAATAAATCGGGCGTATGTGGGAACAATGGAGGCAAAAACAGACGCAGGTGACCGTCTTGTACAGGGATTCATGGACTTGCTCACGACACAGGTTCGGGTTAACCGATCAGTTAGTCAGTATGCAGAGCAGTTGAACGTTAGCCCAAACCACTTAAACAAGGTAATTAAAGGCAGAACGGGCAAATCGCCCTCGGTATGGATTGACGAACGCGTTGTGCTGGAAGCAAAAGTGTTACTGTTTCAATCAGGCATGAGCATTGCCCAAATAGCCAATCAAATGGGGTTCGACGATCAGTCAGGTTTCGGCAAGCTGTTTCGGAAATATGCAAAAATGAGCCCAGGCGATTTTAGAGTGAGGACTACCACAAGCAAAATGATTGATTTTGACCAATCTTAG
- a CDS encoding 2,3-bisphosphoglycerate-dependent phosphoglycerate mutase, with the protein MPLFVIVRHGQSQWNAENRFTGSTDTPLTDLGRHEAREAGVLLKANQPPNFGIGFTSVLQRAIETMSIILDEIGQPDLPLEQSAALNERMYGDLQGMNKHEAEVRFGAEQVFRWRRSYSDQPPNGESLADTHARVIPYFNTEILPHLQAGQPVLVVAHGNSLRALLMELEHISPEDIEKIELATGTPRQYDYDPATGSFRLLPV; encoded by the coding sequence ATGCCTCTTTTTGTCATCGTCCGTCATGGACAATCGCAGTGGAATGCCGAAAATCGCTTTACGGGTTCTACCGATACACCTTTAACCGACCTCGGCCGACACGAAGCCCGCGAGGCCGGTGTTTTGCTTAAAGCCAACCAACCACCAAACTTTGGCATTGGGTTTACGTCGGTTCTTCAGCGGGCAATTGAAACGATGTCGATCATTCTGGACGAAATTGGCCAGCCTGATTTACCACTTGAACAAAGTGCGGCCCTCAATGAACGCATGTATGGCGACTTGCAGGGGATGAACAAGCACGAAGCTGAAGTACGATTTGGGGCTGAGCAGGTTTTCCGCTGGCGTCGCAGCTATTCCGATCAGCCCCCCAATGGTGAGAGTTTAGCCGATACTCACGCTCGGGTAATCCCCTATTTCAACACCGAAATTCTTCCTCATCTGCAAGCCGGTCAACCTGTACTGGTAGTTGCGCACGGCAATAGCCTGCGGGCGTTGCTGATGGAACTGGAACACATAAGCCCCGAAGACATCGAAAAAATTGAGCTGGCAACGGGCACCCCGCGCCAGTACGACTATGATCCCGCAACGGGATCGTTTCGTCTGTTACCCGTTTAA
- a CDS encoding asparagine synthetase B, protein MKQQLSFLLLLVIIGRAVPGWANSILIPMDNQQANHLKAYGIAYKALKDDLDVDWLLNYRGGSFMIKQIASIENECRIRGVSVEVISDARAASIKQQLSDPDVNMNVVTLQKAAKIIVYSPIKVSPAEFENTDAVLLVLTYAEIPYEVVYDEEVLKGDLPKYDWLHLHHEDFTGQYGRNMHRQSLTDIKVQEDIARKYGYSKVSQMKLAVAKGIKAFCAGGGYLFAMCSAAETLDIALAAEGVDIVGSSYDGDDVDPDAQSKLDFSKTFAFGNFTLEGDNGYRGFSTFSDINSAGGRGFDQPSGFFELFNFSAKWDVIPSMLTQNHESIIKEFFGQTTAFRKTAVKPSSLVMGEGKSSDRYIYGESGKGQWTFYGGHDPEGLRGGGGFRNPTDLNLHPHSPGYRLILNNVLFPSARKKKRKT, encoded by the coding sequence ATGAAACAGCAACTGTCTTTTCTGTTATTGCTGGTAATTATTGGTCGGGCCGTTCCGGGTTGGGCTAATTCGATCCTGATCCCGATGGATAACCAGCAGGCGAATCACCTCAAAGCCTATGGCATTGCCTATAAGGCGCTCAAAGATGATTTGGATGTCGACTGGTTATTGAATTACCGGGGCGGTAGTTTTATGATCAAGCAAATCGCGTCGATTGAAAACGAATGCCGTATACGGGGCGTTTCTGTCGAGGTTATTTCCGACGCCAGAGCCGCATCCATTAAACAGCAACTGTCTGATCCTGATGTGAACATGAATGTGGTAACGCTCCAGAAGGCGGCCAAAATCATCGTTTATTCCCCCATCAAGGTAAGCCCGGCCGAGTTTGAAAATACCGACGCGGTGTTACTGGTGCTTACCTACGCCGAAATTCCCTACGAGGTTGTTTACGACGAAGAAGTGCTGAAAGGCGATCTGCCCAAATACGATTGGCTGCACCTGCACCACGAAGATTTCACAGGTCAGTATGGTCGAAACATGCATCGGCAGTCATTGACCGACATTAAAGTGCAAGAAGATATTGCCCGCAAATACGGCTATTCGAAAGTATCGCAGATGAAGCTCGCTGTAGCTAAAGGAATCAAGGCGTTTTGTGCAGGCGGGGGCTATCTTTTCGCCATGTGTTCGGCTGCCGAAACGCTCGACATTGCGCTGGCTGCCGAGGGCGTCGATATTGTGGGCAGCAGCTACGACGGCGACGATGTTGACCCCGATGCACAGTCGAAACTGGATTTCAGCAAAACATTTGCCTTCGGCAACTTCACCCTCGAAGGCGATAACGGGTATCGGGGGTTCTCTACGTTCTCGGATATTAATTCGGCCGGGGGGCGCGGTTTTGACCAGCCGAGCGGTTTTTTTGAGTTGTTCAACTTCTCGGCCAAGTGGGATGTTATTCCGTCCATGCTTACGCAAAACCACGAATCCATTATCAAGGAGTTCTTCGGGCAGACGACGGCTTTCCGAAAAACGGCCGTTAAGCCAAGTTCGTTGGTGATGGGTGAGGGCAAATCCTCCGACCGGTATATTTACGGCGAATCGGGCAAGGGGCAATGGACATTTTACGGCGGGCACGACCCGGAAGGATTACGCGGTGGGGGCGGTTTCCGTAACCCAACCGACCTGAATCTACACCCGCATTCGCCCGGTTACCGGCTTATTTTAAACAACGTTCTGTTTCCATCGGCCCGGAAGAAGAAGCGGAAAACGTAA